A section of the Gallus gallus isolate bGalGal1 chromosome 4, bGalGal1.mat.broiler.GRCg7b, whole genome shotgun sequence genome encodes:
- the PAQR3 gene encoding progestin and adipoQ receptor family member 3: MQQKLLRSAHYIELGGYQYWPVLLPRGIRLYTYEQIPVFLRDNPYITDGYRAYLPSRLCLRSLFILSNESVNIWSHLLGFLLFFTLGIRDLTVVLPAARAAREDFVICAVCLFCFQVCMLCSVGYHLFCCHRSEKTSRRWMALDYAGISIGILGCYVSGVFYAFYCSKYWRQVYLITVLAMILAVFFVQIHPNYLTQQWRRLRSIIFCSVSGYGIIPTIHWVSLNGGIGAAIVQEFAPRVVVMYFIAAVAFLFYISKVPERYFPGQLNYLGSSHQIWHILAVVMLYWWHQSAVYIMQYRHSKPCPEHSVDL; encoded by the exons atgcagcagaagctgctgcgCAGCGCGCACTACATCGAGCTGGGCGGCTACCAGTACTGGCCCGTGCTGCTGCCGCGCGGCATCCGCCTGTACACCTACGAGCAGATCCCCGTCTTCCTGAGGGACAACCCCTACATCACCGACGGCTACCGCGCCTACCTGCCCTCCCGCCTCTGCCTCCGCAG CCTCTTCATCCTCTCCAACGAGAGCGTCAACATCTGGAGCCACCTGCTGGGCTTCCTGCTCTTCTTCACGCTGGGTATCCGCGACCTGACCGTCGTGCTGcccgccgcccgcgccgccCGCGAGGACTTCGTCATCTGCGCCGTCTGCCTCTTCTGCTTCCAG GTCTGTATGCTTTGCTCAGTAGGATATCATCTCTTCTGCTGTCATCGCTCAGAGAAGACCAGCCGACGATGGATGGCATTAGATTACGCAGGAATTTCCATTGGTATCCTAGGCTGCTACGTATCAGGCGtgttttatgcattttattGTAGTAAA taCTGGCGTCAGGTGTACTTAATCACTGTGCTGGCAATGATCTTGGCAGTATTTTTTGTTCAGATTCATCCCAATTACCTCACGCAGCAGTGGCGCAGGCTGCGCTCCATCATCTTTTGCTCAGTGTCTGGGTATGGCATCATTCCTACTATCCACTGGGTTTCACTCAACGGCGGCATTGGTGCAGCTATTGTAcag gagTTCGCTCCACGTGTGGTTGTCATGTATTTCATTGCTGCTGTAGCATTTCTCTTCTATATTTCTAAAGTTCCAGAAAGATACTTTCCAG GACAGCTCAACTACCTCGGCTCTAGTCACCAAATATGGCACATCCTTGCTGTAGTGATGTTGTACTGGTGGCACCAGTCTGCAGTGTACATCATGCAGTACCGACACAGCAAGCCCTGTCCTGAGCATAGCGTGGACTTGTGA